The Fulvivirga ligni genome window below encodes:
- a CDS encoding tRNA-(ms[2]io[6]A)-hydroxylase produces the protein MIDESGKHVLGLELPTDPRWVNIAEKNIEDILIDHAYCEQKAATSCISMIVRFPEKEELVDMLTPVVAEEWSHFERVLEEMKKRGYKLGPQRKDEYVAKLNSIEKKGGRREQQLVEQLLINALIEARSCERFRLLWKNIADEELQKFYYELMVSEASHYKNFLQLAKSYMPEEYVMERWKEILAAEAEILKTLEVRGDRMH, from the coding sequence ATGATTGATGAATCTGGCAAGCATGTCTTAGGCTTAGAGCTACCCACTGATCCCAGGTGGGTGAATATTGCTGAGAAGAATATTGAAGATATCCTCATCGATCATGCTTATTGCGAGCAGAAGGCGGCCACATCCTGCATATCTATGATTGTGAGGTTTCCTGAGAAAGAAGAGCTGGTAGATATGCTCACGCCGGTAGTGGCTGAGGAGTGGAGCCATTTTGAACGTGTGCTTGAGGAAATGAAAAAGCGTGGCTATAAGCTCGGGCCTCAGAGAAAAGATGAGTATGTAGCCAAGTTAAATTCCATAGAAAAGAAGGGTGGGAGAAGAGAGCAGCAGCTGGTAGAGCAACTATTGATCAACGCGTTAATAGAGGCCAGAAGCTGTGAGAGGTTCAGGTTATTATGGAAAAATATAGCTGATGAAGAACTCCAGAAGTTCTATTATGAACTCATGGTTTCTGAGGCTAGTCATTACAAGAACTTCCTGCAATTAGCTAAAAGCTATATGCCTGAAGAGTATGTAATGGAAAGATGGAAAGAAATTCTAGCCGCTGAAGCTGAAATCCTTAAAACTTTAGAAGTACGGGGCGACAGAATGCATTGA